A genomic region of Vitis vinifera cultivar Pinot Noir 40024 chromosome 7, ASM3070453v1 contains the following coding sequences:
- the LOC100251922 gene encoding uncharacterized protein LOC100251922 isoform X2 — translation MVVEMSTVMSSLTCSDLSPCLNQRHRRLCKSYSLFFSSRRVLKIKHQSPILGNQESYQFNIPFEFNARYKAIKAKGESDDLQPEDPVPPEKRSSPEWKKWMVVITLSIILPSYRHKWGPLVFLRSKVDETIETVETVTDITEDLGEDVEKVAEALENKIPDQEAKLKEAVETIDRLAKDVVKETEEAKRLIQKVEDAEKKVEKIVGIEEEREKR, via the exons ATGGTCGTAGAAATGTCAACAGTTATGTCTAGCCTCACATGTTCAGATCTATCTCCTTGCCTGAATCAACGACATCGCCGGCTTTGCAAATCCtactctttatttttctcttcacGTCGTGTTCTTAAGATCAAGCACCAAAGCCCCATCTTGGGAAATCAAGAATCATACCAATTCAACATCCCATTCGAGTTCAATGCTAGATACAAAGCCATTAA GGCAAAGGGAGAGTCAGACGATCTCCAACCAGAGGATCCAGTTCCACCGGAAAAACGGTCTTCCCCTGAAtg GAAGAAATGGATGGTGGTGATAACGTTATCTATAATTCTTCCTTCATATAGGCACAAATGGGGACCATTAGTTTTCCTTCGAA GTAAGGTGGACGAAACCATAGAAACAGTGGAAACTGTGACGGATATTACTGAAGATTTGGGTGAGGATGTAGAGAAGGTAGCTGAGGCATTGGAAAACAAGATTCCTGACCAGGAGGCAAAACTCAAGGAAGCTGTGGAAACAATTGACCGTCTAGCGAAAGATGTAGTGAAGGAGACTGAAGAAGCCAAACGACTCATTCAAAAG
- the LOC100251922 gene encoding uncharacterized protein LOC100251922 isoform X1 produces MVVEMSTVMSSLTCSDLSPCLNQRHRRLCKSYSLFFSSRRVLKIKHQSPILGNQESYQFNIPFEFNARYKAIKAKGESDDLQPEDPVPPEKRSSPEWKKWMVVITLSIILPSYRHKWGPLVFLRSKVDETIETVETVTDITEDLGEDVEKVAEALENKIPDQEAKLKEAVETIDRLAKDVVKETEEAKRLIQKVPPIRSLSLSLFFVVSFPPLQNFLQLPLLCH; encoded by the exons ATGGTCGTAGAAATGTCAACAGTTATGTCTAGCCTCACATGTTCAGATCTATCTCCTTGCCTGAATCAACGACATCGCCGGCTTTGCAAATCCtactctttatttttctcttcacGTCGTGTTCTTAAGATCAAGCACCAAAGCCCCATCTTGGGAAATCAAGAATCATACCAATTCAACATCCCATTCGAGTTCAATGCTAGATACAAAGCCATTAA GGCAAAGGGAGAGTCAGACGATCTCCAACCAGAGGATCCAGTTCCACCGGAAAAACGGTCTTCCCCTGAAtg GAAGAAATGGATGGTGGTGATAACGTTATCTATAATTCTTCCTTCATATAGGCACAAATGGGGACCATTAGTTTTCCTTCGAA GTAAGGTGGACGAAACCATAGAAACAGTGGAAACTGTGACGGATATTACTGAAGATTTGGGTGAGGATGTAGAGAAGGTAGCTGAGGCATTGGAAAACAAGATTCCTGACCAGGAGGCAAAACTCAAGGAAGCTGTGGAAACAATTGACCGTCTAGCGAAAGATGTAGTGAAGGAGACTGAAGAAGCCAAACGACTCATTCAAAAGGTTCCACCCATcagatctctctctctctctctctttttcgtGGTTTCTTTTCCTCCATTGCAAAATTTCTTGCAACTACCACTTCTCTGTCATTAG